The Aureimonas mangrovi genome contains the following window.
GCAGGAGCGCTCCGCGCCAGCGCCGGGGGCGGAAGGGGCTGACAGGGGTAAGCGCAAGAAGCGGCGCGTCGATCGGGATGATCGGCCCCTGCGCCGAAAGATTGTAGGCGGTCGAGCCCGTGGGCGTCGCAACCATCACGCCGTCGCAGGCCAGCTCCTCGAGCCGCACCTTGTCGTCGATCGAGATGCGCAGCCGGGCGATCTGGTAAGATTGGCGAAACAGCGCGACCTCGTTGATCGCCAGCGCCTCGTGGGCGACGCCGTCGCTGTCGATCGCCTCCATTGCCAGCGGGTGGATCTGCGAGCGAGAGGCGCGCGCCAGACGCTCGGGCAGACCGTGTTCGCTGTAGGTGTTCATCAGGAAGCCGACGGTACCCCGGTTCATCCCGTAGATCGGCTTGCCCGTGTTCATGAAGCGGTGCAGCGTCTGAAGCATGACGCCGTCGCCGCCCAGAACGACGATAGCGTCCGCGGCTTCGGGCTCGCAGCTTCCGTAGAGCGCGGTCAGGCGGCTCGCGGCCTCCTGCGCGTCCGGCGTTTCGCCGGCAAGGATCGCGAAGGAAGGAATGGGACCTCGCACCGGTTGGTTGGCAAGGGCCCGTGCTTATCATCTCACCGGTTAACGCGCGACATAGGGTTGTGGCCATCGCGCGCGGTCCTTAACGCCCACACCGGAATTTGATCGCAACCTGCAATGGAATCGCAACACAATCGTGCCACATTATAGCCATCGTCGCTCTGATGGTTGGGTGGAAGCCGTGCGTGTCGAGACCTTCGTTGCCGTCCTGGTGAATCTCTTTGGGCTCTCCATCCTGGCGGGCGCTCTTATGCTCGCCGTGACCATCCTGTTCCCGTAGCATCAGCCGCTGCTGCCGCGGTCCTCCCTCTCGGAGGCGCGACGTTGCGAGGCGGCCACGGCTTTGAACCATTTGGAACGAATGCGCTGGAAAACCGTGCGATGTGGAGGGGTGTTGCGCGGTTGCGATAGCGCGCGCCATCGCATGGTGGCATGTGCTCGCCGCGAACCGGAGGCGTAATTTTCTCGAGCGAGGCGGCAACCGAACTCGCCCAGCGGCATTACACCGACAACTGATACGCGCGGCTGGAAAATGGCGCGAAAATTTACGCGGATGAAACAACTGCCATGAACAATACCGAGCTCCAGAGCAACGCGGGCGGGTTCTCTATGCGTCGTACCTTTCTCACGCTTCTCGGCGGCATGGCTGCGTTCGGTATCCTGACGGCCAGCTACGCCACGGCTGATCTGCCCGCGCCGGAGATGCAGCCGACCCAGCAGACCGTGATCGTCGACTGACGATCCCTCACGCCTTCGAACAAAAGGGCCGCGAGGCCCTTTTTTCGTGCCAGCTTTCCGATACGAAGCGCGTCTGACGACGCGGCGGAGAAAGCGGCCTTCATGACGATGCGTACCCTCCTTGCCTGCGCGCTTCTGGTCACCGGGCCGGCCGGCGCGCAGAGCCTGTTCGAACCGGGCCAGAACGGCCAGCGCGCACCGATGCCGCCCGTCCCCGCCGTCCCGACGGAGAGTGCTGGCCAGATTCCGCAGAATTCGGCACAGATTCAGCTCACCTTTGCTCCGCTCGTGAAGGCGACGAGCCCGGCCGTGGTGAACGTCTACGCTGCCCGGCAGGTGCAGGCGCGCTCTCCCTTCCAGGGCGATCCGTTCTTCGAACAGTTCTTCGGCAACCGCTTCCAAAGCCGGCCGCGCATCGAATCCTCGCTCGGTTCGGGGGTGATTGTGGACGCGGACGGGCTCGTCGTCACCAACAACCACGTCATCGAGGGCGCAGACGAAGTGCGCGTCGCTCTCGCCGACGGGCGCGAATTCGCCGCCGAAATCCTGACGCGAGACGCGCGGATCGATCTCGCGGTGCTTCGCATCGATTCCGACGAGACGTTCCCGACCGTTCCCATTGCCGATTCCGACGGTGCGGCCATCGGCGACCTTGTGCTGGCGATCGGCAATCCGTTCGGCATCGGCCAGACGGTGACGAGCGGAATCGTGTCGGCGCTTGCCCGCTCGCATGTGGGCGTCAGCGATTCCAGCTTCTTCATCCAGACTGACGCGGCCATCAATCCCGGCAATTCCGGCGGCGCGCTGATCGACATGCGCGGCCAGCTCGTCGGCGTGAACACGGCGATCTTCTCGCGTTCGGGCGGCTCGCTCGGCATCGGCTTCGCGATTCCGTCCAACATGGTGCGCGCCTTCGTCGAGGCCGCCGAGCGCGGCGAGCGCTTCGAGCGGCCCTATATCGGCGCGGGGTTCACGCAGGTCACGCCCGACATCGCGGAGGCGCTGGCGATGCCGCGGCCGACGGGTGCGCTCGTCCAATCCGTCGATGAGGGCGCTGCGGCTGAGCGCGCCGGGCTCGCCCCCGGCGATGTGGTCCTCTCCATGGACGGCTTTGCGATCAACGGCCCGGACGCGCTCGGCTACCGGCTGGCGACCACCGGGATCGGGCGGACCGCGCGGCTCGAGGTCCTCAAGGATGGCGCCAGCGAGGAAGTGGAGCTCGAACTCACCGCCGCTCCCGAGACGCCGGAGCGCGACGAACGGCGACTCGACGGCAACACGCCCTTCGCCGGCGCGATCGTCGCCAATCTCTCGCCACGGCTCGCCGACGAGCTAGAAATGCCGCAGACGCTGCGCGGCGTGGTGGTGGCGGACGTCCAGCGCGGTTCTCCCGCCATGCGCTTCGGCCTCCAGCCCAAGGACATCGTCCGCTCCCTGAACGGGCAGGAGGTCGAATCGAGCTCGGCGCTCGAGGACCAGCTCTCGCGCGGTGGCCGGGGTTGGCGCTTCGAGATCGAGCGCGATGGCCGGCGCATGACGCAGACGATACGCTAGCGGGATGAGCGACCTTTTCGGCGACCCACCCGCGCCTGCCGACCGGCGTTCCGAGCCCGCCCCGGCGGCGGATCGCTCGCGGCCGCTCGCGGACCGGATGCGGCCGGAAAGCCTGTCGCAGGTCGTCGGCCAGGAGCATTTGACCGGGCCGGACGGGATCCTCTCGCGGATGCTGGACGCCGGCTCTCTCGGGTCGATCATCCTCTGGGGGCCGCCCGGCACCGGCAAGACGACGGTCGCGCGGCTTCTGGCGCGCGAGGTCGATTTCGCCTTCGAGCAGATTTCAGCCATCTTCTCAGGCGTCGCGGATCTCAAGAAGGTGTTCGAGGCCGCGCGCCTTCGCCGCCGCAACGGACGGCAGACGCTGCTCTTCGTGGACGAGATCCACCGGTTCAACCGCGCGCAGCAGGACAGTTTCCTGCCGGTGATGGAGGACGGCACGATCGTCCTCGTCGGCGCGACGACCGAAAACCCGTCCTTCGAGCTGAACGCCGCGCTCCTCTCTCGCGCGCGCGTCCTGACCTTCCACCCGCACGATGCCGACAGCCTGTCGCAGCTTCTGGCGCGGGCCGAGGGAATGGAGGGGCGCACGCTGCCGGTGGACGACGAGGCGAGGGCGGTGCTCCTGCGCATGGCCGACGGGGACGGGCGTGCTATCCTGACGCTGGCTGAGGAGGTGTGGCGCGCCGCGCGAGAGGGCGAGACCTTCGACGCCGACACCGTTCAACGCGTGGTGCAGCGGCGCGCGCCTGTCTACGACAAGAGCCAGGACGGCCATTACAACCTGATCTCGGCCCTGCACAAATCGGTGCGCGGCTCGGACCCGGACGCCGCGCTCTACTATCTCTGCCGGATGCTCGATGCCGGCGAGGAGCCGCTCTATCTCGGCCGCCGGCTGGTGCGCATGGCCGTCGAGGATATCGGTCTTGCCGATCCGAACGCGCTCGTCGTGGCAAACGCCGCCAAGGATGCTTACGACTATCTCGGCTCGCCCGAAGGCGAACTCGCGCTCGCGCAGGCGGCCGTCTATCTGGCCGCGGCGCCGAAATCGAACGCGCTCTACACCGCCTACAAGGGCGCGATGCGCGCCGTGAAGGAGAACGGCTCGCTCCTGCCGCCCAAGCACATCCTGAACGCCCCCACCAAGCTGATGAAGGGTGAGGGCTACGGTTCGGGCTATCTCTACGACCATGACCAGCCGGACGCCTTCTCGGGCCAGAACTACTTCCCCGAGGAGATGGGGCGGCAGAGCTTCTACCGGCCCACCGATCGCGGTGTGGAGCAGAGGATCGGCGAGCGGATGGCGCGCTGGGCTGCGCTGCGCCGGGAGCGGGGCGAGCCGTGAACGTGCTTCTCGTCGCCCTCGGCGGGGCGCTCGGCTCGGTCCTGCGCTATGGCGCCGGCGTCCTTTCCTTACGCCTGTTCGGGCCGGCCTGGCCGGTCGGAACGCTCTTCGTCAACGTGACAGGCTCGTTCCTGATGGGGCTGCTGGTGGAGGCGATCGCGCGCCGTCTCGGAGCATCGGCGGAACTGCGGCTGTTCCTTACGACAGGCCTTCTGGGTGGCTACACGACCTTCTCCGCCTTCTCGCTGGACGCGCTTGCACTCTACGAACGAGGTGAGGTCGCAAGCGCCGCGTTGTATGTCGGCGCCTCGGTTCTTCTCGGCCTCGCGGCTATCGCCGCCGGGCTCGCACTGGGGCGTCAGATCTTCTGAAGGTTTCGATCCGCCGCGACTTGCGCTATCGGGAGGCACAAACTTCAAGGAACGTAGCGCCATGTCCGCCGTCGAGCAGGTCAGAGTCGAGACGGACGAGCAGGGGCTTCGGCTCGATCGCTGGTTCAAGATCCATTATCCGGGCCTCGGCTTCGGCCATCTTCAGAAGCTTCTGCGCTCCGGCCAGATCCGGCTCGACGGCGGCCGCGCCAAGGCGGACACGCGGCTTGCGCCCGGCCAACTCGTGCGCGTGCCGCCGCTCGGCATCGACCGGGCCGACGTGAAGGCGAGGCCGCTCACCGCCAACACGATGCGCGATCGGCATGACGGGGACGTCCTTTCGCAGATGCTGCTATACGAGGACGAGAAGGTCTTCGTCTTCAACAAGCCCGCCGGCCTTGCCGTGCAGGGCGGCTCGGGCGTGTCTCGCCATGTCGATGCCATGCTGGAAGCCTGGCGTTCCAAGAAGGGCGAGAAGCCGCGCCTCGTCCACCGCCTCGACCGCGACACCTCCGGCGTCCTCGTCGTCGCCCGCACGCGCGGCGCGGCCGTCGAGCTGACCAGGGCCTTCCGCGAGCGCGATACCAAGAAGACCTACTGGGCGATCGTGAAGGGCGTGCCCGCCCCGCATGACGGGCGCATCTCGACCTATCTCGTCAAGGAACAGACGCCGGACGGCGACCGGATGCGCGTCGCCCGGCACGGGGAGGAGGGCGCCGACCACGCGCTGTCGCACTATCGCGTGCTCGATCAGGTGGCGCAAAATTTCGCCTGGCTGGAGATGGAGCCCTACACCGGCCGCACCCACCAGCTTCGCGTCCACGCCGCCCATATCGGCCACCCGATTCTGGGCGATCCGAAATATTTCGAGCACGACACCAACTGGGACTTTCCCGGCGGTGTGCAGAACCGGCTGCACCTCCACGCCCGGCGCATCGTCATCCCGCACCCCGCCGGCAAGGGTGTGATCGACCAGATGGCCCCGCTGCCGCAGCACATGGTGCAGACGTTCAACCTCTTCGGCTTCGACGAAGCCCTGATGGGCGATTGATGAAGGCGATCCTCTTCGACTGTGACGGCACACTCGCCGACAGCTTCGGCACGATCGTCTCCGCGATGGCCGAGACGTTCCGCCACCACGGGCGTTCGGTGCCGGCCGCCACCGACGTCCACGGCGTGATCGGGCTTTCGCTGGAGCATGCCATCGCCGACCTCCTGCCGGTGCCCGAAAGGGCGGAAGCCGGAGTCATGGCGGGCACTTACCGGGCGGTCTTCCACGAAATGCGCAACGACCCCAGGCATCGCGAGATGCTGTTCGAGGGCGTCGCCGAAATGCTGGCCGACCTCGCCGGGCGCGACGACGTGCTTCTCGGCATTGTCACCGGCAAGTCTCGCCGGGGTGTCGCGGCAATCGTCGCGGCGCACGGGCTCGACGGCGTCTTCACAGCGGTTCGCACGGCCGATGACTGCCCCTCCAAGCCGCATCCGGCGATGGTGCTCGAATGCTGCGGCGCGTTCGGCCTCGACCCGGCAGACGCCGTTGTCGTCGGAGACGCGGTCTTCGACATGCAGATGGCACGTGCTGCGGGTTCTCGAGGGATCGGCGTCGCATGGGGCGCGGGCTCGGCGAACGCGCTGGAGGAGGCCGGCGCCACGCTCGTCGCGCGCGAGGTCGCCGAACTGCGCCTTCTGCTCGACGGCTTCATCGAGACGGGCGCGCTTCCGCAACTGGCGAGAGCGTGATGATCGAGAACACGAGTCTCCCCAAGCGCTTCTACAAAACGGTTTCGGTGCAGCCTGAAGGCGAGGCCCATGCCGTGCTGCTCGACGGGCGCCCGCTGAAGACGCCCGGACGGCGCTCGCTCACCCTGCCATCCGCCGCCGCCGCTGAGGCGGTTGCCGAGGAATGGCGCGGGCAAGGCGAGCGCATCGATCCCGCGACGATGCCGGTCACGCGGCTTGCCAACACCATCGTGGACGCCATCGCGGACGACCCCTCCGCCGTGCGCGAGGACCTGAAGCGCTACGCCGAGACCGACCTCCTGTTCTACCGGGCCGATGGACCGGAGCGCCTCGTCGAGCGCCAGAGCCGCGAGTGGGACCCGGTCCTGCGCTGGGCCGAGGAGCGCGTCGGCGCCCTCTTCCTGACGGGCGCCGGCGTGATGCACATCGCGCAGCCGCCGGAGAGCGTCGCGGCCGTGGCGGCTCTCCTCGAAGCGCGCACGAGCGGCTTCGAGATTGCGGCGCTCCATCAAATGACGACGCTGACCGGCTCGCTGATCCTCTCGCTGGCGGTGATCGAGGCGCGCCTGGACGATGTCGAGGCCTGGCGGCTCGCTCATCTCGACGAGGACTGGAACATCGAGCAATGGGGCGAGGATGCCGAGGCGAGCGCCCGGCGCGCGGCGCGCTTCGCCGACATGCGGGCGGCCGCGCTCATCGCCGCACGGGCACGATGAGGTAAACGCCGTCTTTGCAAACGGCCTTACGATTTTCTTGCTTTGGCCATAGTGCCTTAACCACCGCTTAACCATCGCGAGGCGATGAATGTTCTCCGGCCTGATGGCTATGGGGAATGAGCGGATTCATGACGACGCATGTCGCAATGCTGATGGGTGGTTTCTCGTCCGAAAGGCCGGTCAGCCTCTCTTCGGGCAATGCCTGCGCCGATGCTCTCGAGGCCGAGGGCTTCCGCGTCACCCGCATCGATGTCGCCCGCGACGTGGCGTCCGTCCTGCGTGAACTGAAGCCGGATGTCGCTTTCAATGCCCTTCACGGGCCGTTCGGCGAGGACGGGACGATCCAGGGCATCCTGGAGTTCCTGACGATCCCCTACACGCATTCGGGCGTTCTCGCCTCGGCACTGGCTATGAACAAGGAGAAGGCGAAGATCGTCGCCAAAGCGGCCGGCATTCCGCTGGCCGAATCCCGTCTCGTCGACCGCCGAGAGGCTGGGCGCGCGCATGTGATGACCCCGCCCTACGTCGTGAAGCCCGTCGCGGAAGGTTCGTCCTTCGGCGTCCTCATCGTGCGTGAGGATCACGCCCATCCGCCGCAGGAGCTGACGGGCGCCGAGTGGGCCTTCGGCGAGACGGTGATGATCGAGCGCTATGTCCACGGGCGCGAACTGACCTGCGCTGTGATGGGCGACGTCGCGCTCGGCGTCTGCGAGATCAAGTCGAACGACCACGCGTTCTACGATTACGAATCCAAATATTCGCCAGGCGGCTCGACGCACATCGTGCCGGCCGACCTGCCGGCGCACGTCACCGCGAAGGTGCAGGAACATTCCCTGGCCGCGCATCGCGCGCTCGGCTGCAGGGGCGTGACGCGTTCCGACTTTCGCTACGACGACCGCTTCGGCGAGGGCGGAGAACTCGCCTGGCTGGAGATCAACACGCAGCCCGGCATGACGCCGACATCGCTCGTGCCGGACATCGCGCGCGCGGCCGGCCACTCCTTCGGCGAGCTCTTGAGCTGGATGGTGGGAGATGCCTCGTGCGCGCGCTGACCCACAGGGCCTCGCCCGAGGAGCGCATGGAGCGGCTGGCGCTGCGTGCCGGCATTGCCATGAAGCGCATCAACGGCTACGCGCATCGTCTGCAGCGCCTGCCGCTGCCGCGCTTCTGGATGATGGCGAGCGTCGTCCTCTCGTCTTCCGCGCTCTACGGCACGGCACTCGGCGGCCATGCGCCCGTCGTCCTCGATACGATCAGCGCGCCCTTCGGCTTCTCGATCGATCGCGTCGACGTCTCCGGCAATTCGGAGACCTCGCAGATCGACATCCTGCAGACGCTCTACATGACCGGCGCGCAGACAGTCGCCGGGCTCGATGTCGAGGCGACCCGCGAGGCCATCGAGGCCATGCCGTGGATCGACCAGGCGAGCATCACCAAGGTCTATCCCGACCGCGTCGCCGTCGAGGTGGTGGAGCGCGCGCCCTACGCCGTGTGGCAGCGCGGGCGCGAGCTCATGGTCATCGATCGCGATGGAAACGAGATCGTCCCCTACGCGACGACCCGCTTCACCGATCTGCCCTTCGTGGTGGGGGCGGGGGCGGAGCGCGACGCCGCCGAGCTGCTCGACCGGATCGAGGTGATCCCGGAGCTGACGCCGCGGATTCGCGCCTATGTGCGCGTCGCCCACCGGCGATGGGATCTGCATCTCGACAACGGGGTGATCGTGAAGCTGCCGGAGATCGACCCGATCGAGGCCGCGGCCGAAGTGGTCCGCATGGACCGCGACACCGGTCTCCTGTCGCGCGACATCGTCTCGGTCGACATGCGCGTCGACGACCGGATGACCGTCAAACTGACGCCCGAAGCGAAGGAGCGGCGCGAGGCCGCGCTTGCGGAACGGGCGCGTCTTGCCAAGGCCCGCAGGGAGAACCCCGTATGAGCCTCTTCGCGTCCCGAGCCGGCGCGCTGCCCCGTGTCCCCCGTCTCTCGCAGCGGCGCGCCAGCGTCGTCTCCGTGCTCGACGTCGGATCGTCCAAGGTCACGTGCCTGATCGCCCGGCTGAAGCCGCGCGCCCACGGCGAGGTGCTGCCGACGCGCACCCACCTCGTCGAAGTGATCGGCGTCGGCCATCACCGCTCGCGCGGCATCAAGTCCGGCGTCGTGGTGGATCTGGCTGCGGCCGAGACCTCGATCCGCGCCTGCGTCGATGCGGCCGAGCGTATGGCGGGGCTGACGGTGGAGTCGCTTGTCGTCTCGATCAGTGCCGGGCGCCTGAAAAGCTCGCGCGGCCATGCCGAGCTCACCATCGCCGGCAACGAGACCTCGCAGAGCGATCTCAAGCGCGTCCTTAACAACGCTTCGCGTGCCCAGATCGAGACAGGCCGCCTGCCGCTGCATTCGATACCCTTCGACCTTTCCCTCGACGGCGAGGGCGGCTTGGAGGATCCGGTCGGCATGACCGGCGAGACGCTGGGCGCCGAGCTGCACGTCCTTTCGGCGGAAGAGACGCCGCTGCGCAATCTCGAGATGGCGGTCAACCGCGCCCAGCTCGTGGTCGAGGCCTTCGTCGCCAGCCCGTATGCCAGCGGCCTCGCGACCCTCGTCGAGGACGAGGCGCAGATGGGCTCGGCCTGCATCGACATGGGCGCGGGCACGACGACGATCTCGATCTTCAACAACGGTCGTTTCGCCTATGCCGACGCGGTGGCGCTCGGCGGCCAGCACATCACGATGGATCTGGCGCGCGGC
Protein-coding sequences here:
- a CDS encoding RluA family pseudouridine synthase, which encodes MSAVEQVRVETDEQGLRLDRWFKIHYPGLGFGHLQKLLRSGQIRLDGGRAKADTRLAPGQLVRVPPLGIDRADVKARPLTANTMRDRHDGDVLSQMLLYEDEKVFVFNKPAGLAVQGGSGVSRHVDAMLEAWRSKKGEKPRLVHRLDRDTSGVLVVARTRGAAVELTRAFRERDTKKTYWAIVKGVPAPHDGRISTYLVKEQTPDGDRMRVARHGEEGADHALSHYRVLDQVAQNFAWLEMEPYTGRTHQLRVHAAHIGHPILGDPKYFEHDTNWDFPGGVQNRLHLHARRIVIPHPAGKGVIDQMAPLPQHMVQTFNLFGFDEALMGD
- a CDS encoding D-alanine--D-alanine ligase → MSGFMTTHVAMLMGGFSSERPVSLSSGNACADALEAEGFRVTRIDVARDVASVLRELKPDVAFNALHGPFGEDGTIQGILEFLTIPYTHSGVLASALAMNKEKAKIVAKAAGIPLAESRLVDRREAGRAHVMTPPYVVKPVAEGSSFGVLIVREDHAHPPQELTGAEWAFGETVMIERYVHGRELTCAVMGDVALGVCEIKSNDHAFYDYESKYSPGGSTHIVPADLPAHVTAKVQEHSLAAHRALGCRGVTRSDFRYDDRFGEGGELAWLEINTQPGMTPTSLVPDIARAAGHSFGELLSWMVGDASCAR
- a CDS encoding HAD-IA family hydrolase; the encoded protein is MKAILFDCDGTLADSFGTIVSAMAETFRHHGRSVPAATDVHGVIGLSLEHAIADLLPVPERAEAGVMAGTYRAVFHEMRNDPRHREMLFEGVAEMLADLAGRDDVLLGIVTGKSRRGVAAIVAAHGLDGVFTAVRTADDCPSKPHPAMVLECCGAFGLDPADAVVVGDAVFDMQMARAAGSRGIGVAWGAGSANALEEAGATLVAREVAELRLLLDGFIETGALPQLARA
- a CDS encoding NAD kinase, with the protein product MRGPIPSFAILAGETPDAQEAASRLTALYGSCEPEAADAIVVLGGDGVMLQTLHRFMNTGKPIYGMNRGTVGFLMNTYSEHGLPERLARASRSQIHPLAMEAIDSDGVAHEALAINEVALFRQSYQIARLRISIDDKVRLEELACDGVMVATPTGSTAYNLSAQGPIIPIDAPLLALTPVSPFRPRRWRGALLPNRQVVEFEVLDPDKRPVNAVADHQEVKSVRRVRVRELRSARSVILFDPDHSWDERIIAEQFRY
- a CDS encoding cell division protein FtsQ/DivIB, with product MRALTHRASPEERMERLALRAGIAMKRINGYAHRLQRLPLPRFWMMASVVLSSSALYGTALGGHAPVVLDTISAPFGFSIDRVDVSGNSETSQIDILQTLYMTGAQTVAGLDVEATREAIEAMPWIDQASITKVYPDRVAVEVVERAPYAVWQRGRELMVIDRDGNEIVPYATTRFTDLPFVVGAGAERDAAELLDRIEVIPELTPRIRAYVRVAHRRWDLHLDNGVIVKLPEIDPIEAAAEVVRMDRDTGLLSRDIVSVDMRVDDRMTVKLTPEAKERREAALAERARLAKARRENPV
- the ftsA gene encoding cell division protein FtsA, producing MSLFASRAGALPRVPRLSQRRASVVSVLDVGSSKVTCLIARLKPRAHGEVLPTRTHLVEVIGVGHHRSRGIKSGVVVDLAAAETSIRACVDAAERMAGLTVESLVVSISAGRLKSSRGHAELTIAGNETSQSDLKRVLNNASRAQIETGRLPLHSIPFDLSLDGEGGLEDPVGMTGETLGAELHVLSAEETPLRNLEMAVNRAQLVVEAFVASPYASGLATLVEDEAQMGSACIDMGAGTTTISIFNNGRFAYADAVALGGQHITMDLARGLSIRTEQAERLKVMHGNAMTELLEDGETITVAPLGCDGVDEPMSVSRSLIARIIRPRVEETLEAIRDRLAASGLGHVIGKRVVLTGGASQLAGLPDVCRDILQRNVRLGRPVGIAGLSASNKGPAFATAAGLLIYPQVALHEFVPESSPIDFAFDEATRIGRVGSWLRRSF
- a CDS encoding ATP12 family chaperone protein, which codes for MIENTSLPKRFYKTVSVQPEGEAHAVLLDGRPLKTPGRRSLTLPSAAAAEAVAEEWRGQGERIDPATMPVTRLANTIVDAIADDPSAVREDLKRYAETDLLFYRADGPERLVERQSREWDPVLRWAEERVGALFLTGAGVMHIAQPPESVAAVAALLEARTSGFEIAALHQMTTLTGSLILSLAVIEARLDDVEAWRLAHLDEDWNIEQWGEDAEASARRAARFADMRAAALIAARAR
- a CDS encoding DegQ family serine endoprotease, whose translation is MPPVPAVPTESAGQIPQNSAQIQLTFAPLVKATSPAVVNVYAARQVQARSPFQGDPFFEQFFGNRFQSRPRIESSLGSGVIVDADGLVVTNNHVIEGADEVRVALADGREFAAEILTRDARIDLAVLRIDSDETFPTVPIADSDGAAIGDLVLAIGNPFGIGQTVTSGIVSALARSHVGVSDSSFFIQTDAAINPGNSGGALIDMRGQLVGVNTAIFSRSGGSLGIGFAIPSNMVRAFVEAAERGERFERPYIGAGFTQVTPDIAEALAMPRPTGALVQSVDEGAAAERAGLAPGDVVLSMDGFAINGPDALGYRLATTGIGRTARLEVLKDGASEEVELELTAAPETPERDERRLDGNTPFAGAIVANLSPRLADELEMPQTLRGVVVADVQRGSPAMRFGLQPKDIVRSLNGQEVESSSALEDQLSRGGRGWRFEIERDGRRMTQTIR
- a CDS encoding replication-associated recombination protein A, encoding MSDLFGDPPAPADRRSEPAPAADRSRPLADRMRPESLSQVVGQEHLTGPDGILSRMLDAGSLGSIILWGPPGTGKTTVARLLAREVDFAFEQISAIFSGVADLKKVFEAARLRRRNGRQTLLFVDEIHRFNRAQQDSFLPVMEDGTIVLVGATTENPSFELNAALLSRARVLTFHPHDADSLSQLLARAEGMEGRTLPVDDEARAVLLRMADGDGRAILTLAEEVWRAAREGETFDADTVQRVVQRRAPVYDKSQDGHYNLISALHKSVRGSDPDAALYYLCRMLDAGEEPLYLGRRLVRMAVEDIGLADPNALVVANAAKDAYDYLGSPEGELALAQAAVYLAAAPKSNALYTAYKGAMRAVKENGSLLPPKHILNAPTKLMKGEGYGSGYLYDHDQPDAFSGQNYFPEEMGRQSFYRPTDRGVEQRIGERMARWAALRRERGEP
- the crcB gene encoding fluoride efflux transporter CrcB; this translates as MNVLLVALGGALGSVLRYGAGVLSLRLFGPAWPVGTLFVNVTGSFLMGLLVEAIARRLGASAELRLFLTTGLLGGYTTFSAFSLDALALYERGEVASAALYVGASVLLGLAAIAAGLALGRQIF